The following proteins are co-located in the Zonotrichia albicollis isolate bZonAlb1 chromosome 1, bZonAlb1.hap1, whole genome shotgun sequence genome:
- the TMEM196 gene encoding transmembrane protein 196 isoform X6 encodes MILFSACCICGLIGGILNFQFLRALTKKSSALYSLHLTSMSLACIGIGGCTLSSWLTCRLASYEQRRMFSEREHSLHHSHEMAEKRLRGIEITDLPSCPVIPPTPELPPRK; translated from the exons ATGATACTTTTTTCTGCCTGTTGCATCTGTGGACTAATAGGAGGAATCTTAAATTTTCAATTTCTTCGTGCTCTGACAAAGAAGTCATCTGCTCTCTATTCTTTGCATCTTACCTCCATGTCTCTTGCATGCATTGGAATTGGTGGTTGCACCCTTTCTTCATGGCTCACTTGTCGGCTAGCCAGCTATGAACAAAGGAGAATGTTCTCAGAAAGGGAACATTCATTGCATCACTCCCATGAAATGGCAGAAAAA AGATTGAGGGGTATTGAAATAACCGACCTGCCCAGCTGCCCGGTGATTCCCCCGACACCAGAGTTACCTCCAAG GAAATGA